The Magnetococcales bacterium DNA window AGTTGATTTTGCATGGGAATGGATCTCCGTCACTGTCCGTTGATCATCTGTACATGTTCCACGATGGGACCCAGGGCAAGGGCGGGCAGAAAGGTCAAGGCCCCGACCACGATCACGGTTCCGATCAGCAGAAACACAAACAAAGGAGTATGGGTGGGCAAGGTTCCCGCCGAAGGCGGAATGCTCTTTTTGGCAGCCAGCGATCCGGCGATGGCCAGGACCGGTACGATCACCCAGTAACGGGCCAGCAGCATGGCAATGCCCAACAGGGTGTTGTAAAAGGGCGTGTTGACCGTCAACCCACCAAAGGCGCTGCCGTTGTTGTTGCCCGCCGAGGAGAAGGCGTAGAGAATCTCCGAAAATCCGTGAATGCCGGGATTGGCGATACCCGCCCGTCCCGCCTCGCTCACCACGGCCAGCGCCGTACCGAGCAACACCGTCAGACAGGGGGTGAGAATGACCACGGCAGCCATTTTCATTTCAAAGGCTTCGACTTTTTTGCCCAGGTATTCCGGGGTGCGTCCGATCATCAGACCGGAGATGAATACCCCGACCAGTGCGAATACGATCATGCCGTACAACCCGGAACCCACTCCGCCGAAGATCACTTCTCCCAGTTGTATCATCCACATGGGGACCAATCCGCCCAGTGGGGTGAACGAATCGTGCATGGCGTTGACCGAGCCGTTGGAGGCGGCGGTGGTGGCGGTGGCCCAAAGAGCCGAATTGACGATCCCGAAACGGCTCTCCTTGCCTTCCATGTTGCCCCCCGGGGATTGATCGGAAGCCTGGGTTTCCAGTCCCAAACGCTCGAACAGGGGGTTTCCGTTTTGTTCCGACCAGACACACAACGCCAACAGCACGGTAAAAACGATGGTCATGGCTGCGAGAATCGCTCCGCCTTGACGCACATCCCCGACAAAACGTCCGAAGGTGACGCACAGTGCTGCCGGAATCAACAAAATGGCCAGCACCTCCAGAAAGTTGGACAACGGGGTGGGATTTTCCAGAGGATGGGCCGAGTTGACATTGAAAAAACCACCCCCATTGGTGCCCAACTGCTTGATGGCCACTTGGGAGGCGGCTGGACCCAGGGCGATCATCTGTTCACGGGCGGTTTGTTTTTCCAGAATCGGCTGGCCCTGGTTGTCCTTGAGGGGTTGGCCATCCGGGGTTGTCGCGGGTTGTTCGTAGTCCACCGGTTGTAGCAGCGAGGCGTTCTGATAGGGCGCGAAGGTTTGGATCACACCTTGACTGACCAGCAGCAAGGCAAACACGAGACTGAGCGGCAGCAGCACATAGAGGGTCGAGCGCACCAGATCCACCCAGAAGTTGCCGATGCCCGACGCCTCCTTGCGGATGAAACCCCGCATCAAGGCGGCCAGAACCGCCATGCCCGTTGCCGCCGAGACAAAGTTTTGCACGGTGAGGCCGATCATCTGGGTCAGATAGGAAAGGGTCGTCTCGCCCCCATAGCTTTGCCAGTTGGTGTTGCTGGCAAAACTGACCGCGGTATTGAAGGCGAGATCCGGTGCGACATTGACCATGGCCTGGGGATTGAATGGCAAACCGGCTTGAAACCGTTGCAGAAAATAGACGGCCAGCAGGCCAACCAGATTGAAGGCCAGCAATGCAACGGCATAGCGGGTCCAAGACATCTCTTCGTCCCGACGGATGCCGCACAGGCGATAAATGCCCCGCTCCACGGGGGCGAACCAGCGCAATCCCGAGGGCAATGAATCACCATAAATTCCGGCCATGTACGCTCCCAAAGGCCAAGCCAGCAGCAGCAAGACCGACAGATAAACAAGCAGTTGTACGATTCCGTTGGTGGTCATGGGAGGCTCTTCCGGGCAAAGGGTGGATAATCCGGGTTGATGCCCATGCGAAACGCCCCGGTTTCAGTCGTGGACGATACACAAGGCGCACCGTTGTTCTCCGCATGGCGGCGTGAATCCTCCCGGTGGGCCAAAACGGTCAGGATGTCGGAACCCGTACTGCCACGATTGATCCAATAGGCGGTCGGCCAGGAAAGCAGCAGCAGGGATGCCATGGAGATGCCCACTTTCAGACAGATGGTGTGGTTGCTCATGAGAATTGCTCCGGCTTGAACAAGACAACGACCAGATAAACGAATACGGCGGCAGTCACCACCAAGCCAATCAGATAGAGTGGATTCATTCAGGATCTCCCAAGCTTCTGGAACAGGGATGCCATCAGTTCAGATGCCGCGAAGAAGACGAGGATTGCGCCAAGATAAAAAATGTCCATGACAACTCCTTGCAGATGGAATGGATGTATGGACGGAAAGTGTAGGTCATTGATAATCAAAATGGGCAATAAAGCATGTCGTCAAACATTAAGATTTTGTCAATCAAGCATGGAAAATGGATGGATGATGTCTGGATCGTGTGTTCCCGACTCTTGGTGTCTGGAGGCTTTTGAGGCACCAGGAGTCGGGAACGAAACCCAATCATCGATTGTCGGGATCAGAGCGGATGGCGTGTCACTCCTGCTGGCCCAGAACGATCCGTGTGCCCAGGTCCACCACCCGTGCGGATGGCAACTTGAAAAAGTGTGTGGCACTTTCCGCGTTGCGATACAGACCCAGGAACAATTTCAAACGCCAATGGGCCATGCCGGGATTGCTGCCGGCGACGAAATTGGCTTTCCCCAGGAAAAAGTAGGTATCTTCCATGGCCACCTGTTCCGCGCCGGGCAGGTGACAGCCGAGCAGGGTTTTGGGCACATCGGCGGTTTCCATGTAGCCGTGAGAGATGCGGACGCGGTAATAGTCGTGGAGCAAAGTACTCACATGGATCCGTTCAGACTCGGGCACATAGGGGATCGCTTCCGTCTGGATGCTCAAGAAGATGACCTTTTCATGCAATGTCATGGTGTGCTTCAACAGTTCCACCAGGGCCGGGGGGGCCAGATCGAAATTCTGGGTCATGAAGACAGCGGTTCCAGGCACGCGATGAATGGTGTCCGCCGTGAGTTGCCGCAGGAACGGTTCCAGAGGGATTTCCCCCTTGCGTACCGCATGGCTCACCAGATCCTGTCCCTTGCGCCATGTGGACATCAAAAAGAAAATCAGCGCCCCCATGATCACCGGGAACCAACCCCCATCCATGAATTTGAGGGCATTGGCACCGAAGAAACCCAGATCCACCGTCAGGAAGATCACAAGCAGTGGCACGGACAGAAACAGACTCCAGGAAAAGAGATGCCGTAATACGATGCCGAAGGCCAATACGGTCACCGCGATCATGGTGCCGGTCACCGCGATGCCGTAGGCCGCCGCCAGATTGGTGGAACTTTTGAATCCCAATACCAAAACCACCACCGCCAGCAACAACACCCAGTTGGTCAGCGGCACATAGATCTGTCCAAATTCCGAAGAAGAGGTGTGGATCACCCGTAAACGGGGCAGGTATCCCAACTGCATGGCCTGACGGGTGGCGGAAAAGGCTCCGGAGATCACCGCCTGCGAGGCGATAATGGTCGCGGAAGTGGCCAAGGCGACCATGGGCAACATGCCCCATTCCGGTACGCTCAAATAAAATGGATTTCTCACGGTGGTCGGATCACCCAGAATCAACGCACCCTGTCCCAGATAGTTCAACATCAGGGCGGGAAACACAAAAGTTCCCCAGGACCAGTTGATTGACTTTCTGCCGAAATGGCCCATGTCCGCATACAAGGCCTCGGCTCCTGTGACAGCCAGGAAGACTGATCCCAATACCACGAAAGTTTTTCCTCCGCTCTCCCCGAACAGAAATCTTAAGCCATGGATCGGGTTCAAAGCCGCCAGAATTTCCGGATGAAGCAGGATCTCTTTCACACCCACTGTGGCGATCGCCAGAAACCACAGCATGCAGATGGGACCGAAGAGACGTCCAATGGTGGCGGTTCCTTTGTTCTGAAAGAAAAACAGCAGAAAGATCACCAAAAGCGTGATCGGAAGCACATAGGGCTGGAAAGCCGGTGTGATCACCTCCAACCCTTCCACCGCCGACAATACGGAAATGGCTGGAGTGATCACACCATCCCCGAAAAAGAGCGAGACCCCGATCATGCCCACGATCATGATGATGCGTTGCATGCGGGCATTGCCCTGGGTGAAGGTGCGCGCCAAGGCCACCAGCACCAGATTGCCACCTTCCCCTTGATGGTCGGCGCGCATGATGAAAAATTGATATTTCACGGTCAACACGATCAACAGCGTCCAGATGATCAGGGAAATGATGCCCAGAACATTGTCAGGGGTGGGCATGGCAGAGTGTTCCCCACCCAAGGCCTCCTTCACCGCATACAACGGGCTGGTACCGATATCGCCGAAGACCACACCAATGGCCCCAATCATCAAGGTGAGCAGCGAACTGTGTTTCTTGTGTTGCATGGATTGACTCATAAACACTCCATTATAGGACGAATCCTGTTGCTGATCGAAAATGGGAATCGAGAAACATGAACCGGGAAATTCTAGAAAAGAAAACATCAAAATGGTCAATAAAATGGGTGGGGAGATATTAAGAAAATATCAAAATGGGCTTATCAATGAGCGGTCTATTCTTGACAGGAGATATATTATTAAAGTAATGTTTTTGTATATAAAAGGTCATCACACCCATTCAAGGGTGGTGATGGCGTCAACCTTGAGTCACCCGCCAGAACTCCTCTCGCGTCACGGACTCCGATGGTCGGTTCTGGGCGCTATCGAAGCGATTGGAGCGGGTTCGATTTTTCACCGCTTTTCCAGGGGCAGGGGGTTGGATCGGTCATGCACCATTTGCGTAAGTGGTGTATGGCCAGAACCATCCGATCGTCACATACGCCACACACCGGTGCCGATACCTGTTCGGATGGATCCGAACGGGTGTGCAAAAATGGGCATAATGGATGCTCCAACGCAAAAAATTGGGCTTGATTGGGATCTTTCATCCGTCCCAACCGCTCCGAGGCAATCCACAGGCGGTCAAATCCGGCAATGGTCATCCGTTTTTGCCACTCAGCTGTTGGATAGGGGGTTGCGGTCACGATCTCCGGGTTACAGCGGGCATATTCTTTGAGTGTTTCCAGAACCGCGAGCAGTTCATTGTTTTCTTGTTCCGGATCATCGCTGTACAGAATCACTTGTGAATCTGATCCGGCCCGGATGGCCAAGCGTAGCCGTTCGGTCAAACCGCTGGCCGGCTCAAGGATATTATTGCCGAATTCTTGCAAGAGGATGTCCATTGTGAAATACCTTTGACAATAAAAGAGATTATTGATTTTTTTACAGTCAAATTTTAATATTTTTATTGTCAATTTGGCATCAAATCCGAGCCGTCTTGAGTCAATAATGTATCAAGATGGACGCAAACCATACCAACAGGGAACCTTCGATTGGTTGATAACAGGAATCAGAAACCCGCTACCGCCCCATTGGCTTTCGTGGTCTGGATTTGATATGCTTTGGTTATGAGCGAGATCAGTCAGCCCCATGACCGCCTGTTCAAGGCGTTATTGTCCAGCCCGGATACGGCGGGTGCGCTGTTGCGGGAACGGTTGCCGCCGGAGGTGGCGGAACTTTTGGCTTCCGAGCGGAACTGTCCCGACACGCCCAATTGCGGGCCGGTTTGTTGGCCTTGAAGTATGGCACCCGTGATCCGCAATCCCAAATGGCGGCCCTGGATTGGATCGTTATTCCTCTCCAGGATGCCCCGGAACTGTTGGTGCCGGTGCTTCTTTACTTGTTGACGACATTCCAGAATTTGGATGAAGCGCAAGTGCGACAGGTGGTGCGTCGCATCAACCCCGAGGAGGAACATGTCATGATGTCACATTCGCGCAAGAGATCCTGGCCAGGAACAAGCCGGAATGGGTGGCAATAGGACGTCAAGAGGGGCGCCAGGAAGGGCGTCAGGAAGGGCGTCGGGAAGAAGCCGCTTCCATGCTTCTCAAGTTGATGCGACGCAAGTTTGGTCAAACACCAGACTGGGTGAACGAGAAAGTAGGGTCGGCCAGCCTGGAACGGCTCGAAATGTGGAGTGACAACTTCGTGTTTGCCAACTCTGTGGAAGAGGTGTTTGCGTCGTGACGTGGACGCTCAGTGGAAGATCCGGTTTGGAACGTTTGTCCTGGCATCTTGAAAGGGCGGTCGGGTGTCGGATGGTGAGGGGGTGGGGCATTAAGCAGGCCGCACAGCATCGCTTGACATTGGCTGGATGTCTTAAACAATCAACCATAACAGAGCAAACATCCGCATGATCAACCTTCGACCCGCCGAGGCGCGGGGTACAGCGAATCATGGTTGGCTCGATACCCGCCATACTTTCTCGTTTGCCGACTATTACGATCCAGCCCATATGGGGTTTCGTGCGCTTCGGGTGATCAATGAGGATATCATTTTGCCGTCAACCGGCTTTGATACCCATGGCCATCGGGATATGGAGGTCATCTCCTATCCGGTTTCCGGAGCCCTTGCCCATCGGGATAGCACCGGGGCAACCTCCATCATCCGTGCCGGACAGGTTCAACGGATGACCGCCGGCAGAGGCATCCGCCACAGCGAACATAACGCTTCTGACACCCAATCCGCCCATTTTCTGCAAATCTGGATTGTTCCGGATCGCAAAGGGCATGATCCTGGGTATGAACAAAAGGATTTTCCCCGTGCGCAATTTTTGGGTCGTTGCGGACTGATTGCCTCACCCGATGGGGCGCAAGGTTCTTTGACGATTCATCAAGATGTCAGGCTGTATGGTCTTCTCCTGGAGAGTGGACAAGAGACGACCCATCTTCTCGCGCCACAGCGTCATGCCTGGGTGCAGGTCGTTTCTGGCAGGGTCAATCTGTTGGGATTGGAACTCAAGGCTGGAGATGGAGTGGCCATAAGCGAAGAGGCTGAACTGCATTTTTTTACCAGCACGGCCACAGAATTGCTGCTTTTTGATTTGGCGTAAAACTGTGTTCCGGATCCATCCGGACCTGTTTCCGCTTGCGCTCCAATGGCCAGACGTTTCGCTTTGATCATGGAGGCGATGTGACGGTTGAATGGGTCGCGATTGAAGCGATCAATAAAATTATGTTTGCCAAAATTAAATTATAAATATTATAGTAGAGATTCATGGTTGTGATGTCATGAGGGCGTCCTGTTGAGCAATGATGTAGCCAACTCTTACACTGGCATATTAAAGTAAAATGAAACCAATGTTGCGATATTTTGCTTTTCTTTTATTGGCTGTGCATTGTTTGTCGGCGAACGCTTCCGATCGGGATGATCCAATCAGGAATGTTCAGGATGGGGAATTGCCGGCCTTTCGCAACCTGATGTCGGTTTTGGAAGAGACAACGTCTCTTGCCACCAAAACCAGGATGAATGCAGACTTTGTTCCTGGCATGGTCACCGTCTTGTATGGAGAGGATATGGAGGCAAAAGGGGCTGTCAAGGTTCTTGATGCCTTGATGATGGTGCCGGGATTGCACGTGAGCTTTGAAAATCTGGTCATGCGTGGAGTCGAGAAATGGGGATCTGGCAAGATCAAACTGTTGCTGAATGGTCATGCCGTCAATCATTCTGTCACCGCCAATCCTGCACCTCCGTTGAATATTCCGATTCAGGCTGTTGAGCGTATCGAGGTCGTCCGTGGACCAGGCAGCGCCGTCTATGGCGAAAACGCCTATCTCGGTGTGGTCAACATCATTACCCACTCGCAAGGCAAGGAGGTTTTTGCCAGCTATGGCGGTTATGCCACCTATGCCGGTGGGGGACATTATTCTCATACCGATCCGGAGAGCGGCCTGACCACCAACCTGAATGTGGCTGGTTTTTCATCGGTGGGGGAACATGTGATCAGCGGAGAGGATATTCTTTATTCTCCCGCTTTCGGGCAGGCCGGCATCTCCTATGCGCCTGGGCCGGTCAGCAACAAGAATCGTCATCGTTTCAGTGCGTTGGATTTGCATTACAAACAGTGGTCCCTGGAAGCCCGATATCTGGCTTCCGCCACTACGGATGGTTTTGGCACCACCAGCGCGCTCCCTCCTCCTGGAGACCATTTGGCCTGGGAACAAGGGGAGTGGGGCGTCAATCTGCAAAGAGACGTGGACTGGCGCTCGGATTTGCATACCACGTTCAAGGTTGGTTGGTCTCAATATGCCATGGAGATGGATCATTTGACTTTTTTCCCACCCGGTTTCATCTCTTTGGACGCCAACGGAGGATTTGTTCCTCACCCGGATGGGGTGGTGGCCAGCAGTCTGGCGAAAGAGCATCGATTGGATTGGGGAGCGGAGACGATCTGGAACGGCTGGGAAAAACATCAGATTTTGATGGAGTTGAACCACGCTTCCACCCGATTGGTGGATACCTGGAGCGAAGCCAATGTGGATCCGATCACTTTGGAACTCACACCCTGGCAACGGACCAGCCCGGACAAAAGCTGGATACTGAATGGCGCGCACCGGTCGGTCTCCAGTCTGATTCTTCAGGACCAGTACGCCGTTACCAAGCACCTGGACATCACTTCTGGAGTGCGTCTGGACCATTATGATGATGTGGGTGATGACGTGTCACCCCGGCTTGCCCTGGTCTATCGGTTGACCGATCATCATATTTTCAAGGCTCAATATGGGCATGCTTTTCGTCCTCCAACCTTTTTTGAGATGTATTCAAAAAGCTTCGTGATCAATGGCAATCCAAATATGAGGCCTGAAACGATCAAGACCTACGAGATTGGATATATTTATCGGGTGCCCGACATGGTGGGTCGCGTGACCTTGTTTCACTCCATGTTGCATAATCTGATTGTCGGTGACAATCTCACCGGGTTGTATCAGAATTCCACAGGCGCCAGTATCAATGGGGTCGAGTTGGAAGTTGAATACGCTTTGACCAGTTCTCTCAAAGTGGATGGCTCGCTTTCGTTCATTTCCACCACCGATGAGGCGACAGGACAGGAAATTGAATCTGCGGTCAACTGGTTGGGACGTGCGGGCGTGCTTTGGCAACCTTTGACCGATTATACCCTGGCGGTTCGTTCTTTTTACGTCGGAGAGAGCAATCGCGTTCCTGGTGATCAGCGGGACAAACCGGATGGTTATACGACAATCAATGTGGTTGGAACCCGGAAGAATTTCTTGCACAAGGATATGACAGTTCGCGCGTCCGTTCTCAATCTTTTTGATGCTGAGGTGATTGTTCCCGCCGTACCGGAAATTCCAAAAGATTATCCTCGTCCCGGGCGAACCTGGATGTTGACCATGAGTTACGGTTTTTGATCTTTATAATTGGATGGATCCTGACTCTAAAAATTAGTCGTGTTTTTTCAAGACTTATTTTTATGTTGAAGGAGCGCATGGAAGTGACACTTATTCATGAATAAGCGATCCATAATTTATGAATTTTTTCTGCTCCTGATGCTGTGGTATGCATCGGAAGGACTTTGTTCTGATACGAATGGTCATAGATTGCAACTCGGTATCAAGATTTTTCCAGCTTTGGTTGGGGGGAATTTGGATCTGGCAAGTCAAACCAACAAGGATGGCACCTTGTTGCTGTTGATCGTCTATGGCGAGGACCGGGGAACTGGAGAAAATCTGGTACGCATGCTCAATACTTCGACCCGGGTGATCGATCATTATCCAATCCAGGTGGTGGTGTGTATGGTTTCTGAGTTCAGGCAGTTTGCCGACCGTCCCGTTGCCGGTATCTTTCTGGCTGAGTCCTTGAAGTCCGCTCCTATGGAAGAAATCATCGTATTTGGTATCGCCAAGAAATCGATCATTTTCTCGCCATTTGAAGGCGATGTGCAAAATGGGGTGATGGCGGGCATGGAGATCTCCACCCAGGTCAAACCCGCCTTGAATCTGGTGACCCTGCGCAAATCCGGCATACGTTTGAACTCTCTGTTCATCAAGGTGGCCAAGATTTATGGAGAGAATTGATGGTTTGCGCCTTATCAAAGCACTCTTGAGATCGAATTGAATGCCATCATGCCTGGACGATTGACAACACGTATTGTTATCATTTTTTTTGGAATCATGTTGTTGGTGCTCGGCAGTGTCTTGTGGTATTGGAAGAACGTGGTTATGGAACAAATCCATTTCCAGGAACAAAACAAGGTGGAACTGTTGATCGCGCTTTATGCGGATCATTTTGTAGGTGCGTTGGATATCGAAGATCCGGAGAAACGCAAATTGCAACTCGATTTGATCACGAGTCGCATCCTGTTGGTCAAAGACTCATCTTCGGGAAAAAATTTGTTCAAGGGAGTGGTTCTGGAAGGGATCAATAGCGAAAAATTGGTCAGTCATCCCCCTGATCCTGATTTCAATGGATTTGTCGCGGAATCGATTGTGGTTTCTGAGACCAGACTGGTTCCTCTTGGGGTGCTGCGTTTATACTACAGCAGTGATTTCTTTATGCAGTTGCAAGAAGATGGCAAGCTCAAACTGTTTTGGTTGCTGGTCAGCGTTTCCTTGATTTTCATTATTGCTTGGCTGATTCTTTCGTTTTTGTTGAGGCCCCTGGTCCTGCTGGCCACAACTTTGCAAAAATCCGATATGAATCAGCAAATTCTGCCACTCCTGGAAAAATGGACCAGCGATGAGATACGCTGGGTGTATGCCTCCATCCGGGATCTGCTTTCCAAATTGAAACAGGAGCGGGATCATCTGGAACAACGGGTGGAACAACGCACCCATGAGCTGAACTGTGCCATGGAGTCGGCCTTGGTTGCCAATAAGGCCAAGAGCGATTTTCTGGCCAACATCAGTCATGAGATTCGTACCCCGCTGAATGGGTTGCTGGGTTTGTCACAGCTTTTGAACCGGAGTCGTTTATCCGACCAGCAACGTTACTACGTGCAA harbors:
- the kdpF gene encoding K(+)-transporting ATPase subunit F; the protein is MNPLYLIGLVVTAAVFVYLVVVLFKPEQFS
- a CDS encoding TonB-dependent receptor; this translates as MKPMLRYFAFLLLAVHCLSANASDRDDPIRNVQDGELPAFRNLMSVLEETTSLATKTRMNADFVPGMVTVLYGEDMEAKGAVKVLDALMMVPGLHVSFENLVMRGVEKWGSGKIKLLLNGHAVNHSVTANPAPPLNIPIQAVERIEVVRGPGSAVYGENAYLGVVNIITHSQGKEVFASYGGYATYAGGGHYSHTDPESGLTTNLNVAGFSSVGEHVISGEDILYSPAFGQAGISYAPGPVSNKNRHRFSALDLHYKQWSLEARYLASATTDGFGTTSALPPPGDHLAWEQGEWGVNLQRDVDWRSDLHTTFKVGWSQYAMEMDHLTFFPPGFISLDANGGFVPHPDGVVASSLAKEHRLDWGAETIWNGWEKHQILMELNHASTRLVDTWSEANVDPITLELTPWQRTSPDKSWILNGAHRSVSSLILQDQYAVTKHLDITSGVRLDHYDDVGDDVSPRLALVYRLTDHHIFKAQYGHAFRPPTFFEMYSKSFVINGNPNMRPETIKTYEIGYIYRVPDMVGRVTLFHSMLHNLIVGDNLTGLYQNSTGASINGVELEVEYALTSSLKVDGSLSFISTTDEATGQEIESAVNWLGRAGVLWQPLTDYTLAVRSFYVGESNRVPGDQRDKPDGYTTINVVGTRKNFLHKDMTVRASVLNLFDAEVIVPAVPEIPKDYPRPGRTWMLTMSYGF
- the kdpA gene encoding potassium-transporting ATPase subunit KdpA, producing the protein MTTNGIVQLLVYLSVLLLLAWPLGAYMAGIYGDSLPSGLRWFAPVERGIYRLCGIRRDEEMSWTRYAVALLAFNLVGLLAVYFLQRFQAGLPFNPQAMVNVAPDLAFNTAVSFASNTNWQSYGGETTLSYLTQMIGLTVQNFVSAATGMAVLAALMRGFIRKEASGIGNFWVDLVRSTLYVLLPLSLVFALLLVSQGVIQTFAPYQNASLLQPVDYEQPATTPDGQPLKDNQGQPILEKQTAREQMIALGPAASQVAIKQLGTNGGGFFNVNSAHPLENPTPLSNFLEVLAILLIPAALCVTFGRFVGDVRQGGAILAAMTIVFTVLLALCVWSEQNGNPLFERLGLETQASDQSPGGNMEGKESRFGIVNSALWATATTAASNGSVNAMHDSFTPLGGLVPMWMIQLGEVIFGGVGSGLYGMIVFALVGVFISGLMIGRTPEYLGKKVEAFEMKMAAVVILTPCLTVLLGTALAVVSEAGRAGIANPGIHGFSEILYAFSSAGNNNGSAFGGLTVNTPFYNTLLGIAMLLARYWVIVPVLAIAGSLAAKKSIPPSAGTLPTHTPLFVFLLIGTVIVVGALTFLPALALGPIVEHVQMINGQ
- a CDS encoding Rpn family recombination-promoting nuclease/putative transposase, which encodes MSEISQPHDRLFKALLSSPDTAGALLRERLPPEVAELLASERNCPDTPNCGPVCWP
- a CDS encoding pirin family protein, producing the protein MINLRPAEARGTANHGWLDTRHTFSFADYYDPAHMGFRALRVINEDIILPSTGFDTHGHRDMEVISYPVSGALAHRDSTGATSIIRAGQVQRMTAGRGIRHSEHNASDTQSAHFLQIWIVPDRKGHDPGYEQKDFPRAQFLGRCGLIASPDGAQGSLTIHQDVRLYGLLLESGQETTHLLAPQRHAWVQVVSGRVNLLGLELKAGDGVAISEEAELHFFTSTATELLLFDLA
- a CDS encoding potassium transporter Kup yields the protein MSQSMQHKKHSSLLTLMIGAIGVVFGDIGTSPLYAVKEALGGEHSAMPTPDNVLGIISLIIWTLLIVLTVKYQFFIMRADHQGEGGNLVLVALARTFTQGNARMQRIIMIVGMIGVSLFFGDGVITPAISVLSAVEGLEVITPAFQPYVLPITLLVIFLLFFFQNKGTATIGRLFGPICMLWFLAIATVGVKEILLHPEILAALNPIHGLRFLFGESGGKTFVVLGSVFLAVTGAEALYADMGHFGRKSINWSWGTFVFPALMLNYLGQGALILGDPTTVRNPFYLSVPEWGMLPMVALATSATIIASQAVISGAFSATRQAMQLGYLPRLRVIHTSSSEFGQIYVPLTNWVLLLAVVVLVLGFKSSTNLAAAYGIAVTGTMIAVTVLAFGIVLRHLFSWSLFLSVPLLVIFLTVDLGFFGANALKFMDGGWFPVIMGALIFFLMSTWRKGQDLVSHAVRKGEIPLEPFLRQLTADTIHRVPGTAVFMTQNFDLAPPALVELLKHTMTLHEKVIFLSIQTEAIPYVPESERIHVSTLLHDYYRVRISHGYMETADVPKTLLGCHLPGAEQVAMEDTYFFLGKANFVAGSNPGMAHWRLKLFLGLYRNAESATHFFKLPSARVVDLGTRIVLGQQE
- a CDS encoding DUF4351 domain-containing protein produces the protein MAIGRQEGRQEGRQEGRREEAASMLLKLMRRKFGQTPDWVNEKVGSASLERLEMWSDNFVFANSVEEVFAS